From a region of the Coprococcus comes ATCC 27758 genome:
- a CDS encoding ParM/StbA family protein, whose amino-acid sequence MRMMKNNNNETVMVIGIDHGYGNMKTATRCFPSGVARYDKEPIFQNNLLVYNDMYYQIGEEHKEFYAEKTQDEDYYVLTLAAIARELDGKGMNRAKVHIAAGLPLTWVAIQKEDFQKYLLQNECVDFTFRNKEYRVEFAGADIYPQGFAAAFYRLQDFKGINMLVDIGNGTMNIMYINNSRPLEKKCFTEKYGTHQCVLAVRESLLKELGTVVDDLVIEQVIRTGTADIGEKYLTVIRKAAGDYTKEIFHKLREREYNPELMRLYVVGGGGCMIQNFGEYDKSRVTIVRDICATAKGYEAMSVRKIQRNGGMLV is encoded by the coding sequence ATGAGAATGATGAAAAACAACAATAATGAGACAGTTATGGTGATCGGGATTGATCATGGGTATGGAAACATGAAAACAGCCACCAGATGCTTTCCATCCGGTGTAGCCAGATATGACAAGGAGCCAATCTTCCAGAATAATCTTCTTGTTTACAATGACATGTATTACCAGATCGGAGAGGAACACAAGGAGTTCTATGCAGAGAAAACGCAGGACGAGGACTATTATGTGCTGACACTGGCGGCTATCGCAAGGGAACTGGATGGGAAAGGTATGAACCGGGCAAAGGTACACATTGCAGCCGGACTTCCACTTACCTGGGTAGCTATACAGAAAGAAGATTTCCAGAAATATCTTCTCCAGAATGAATGTGTGGATTTTACATTCCGCAATAAAGAATATCGTGTGGAGTTTGCAGGAGCTGATATTTACCCACAGGGATTTGCAGCAGCTTTTTACCGTTTACAGGATTTCAAAGGAATCAACATGCTTGTGGATATTGGAAACGGGACTATGAACATCATGTATATCAATAATTCCCGTCCATTAGAGAAGAAATGCTTTACAGAGAAATATGGAACGCACCAGTGTGTGCTTGCAGTCAGGGAATCTTTGTTGAAAGAACTGGGAACAGTGGTGGATGATCTGGTGATTGAGCAGGTGATCCGTACCGGGACAGCAGATATTGGTGAGAAATATCTGACAGTCATTCGTAAAGCTGCCGGAGATTATACGAAAGAAATCTTTCATAAGCTGAGAGAACGGGAATATAATCCAGAACTGATGCGTCTGTATGTGGTCGGCGGTGGCGGTTGTATGATCCAGAATTTTGGAGAATATGACAAGAGCCGGGTGACAATTGTACGGGACATCTGTGCCACAGCGAAAGGCTATGAAGCAATGAGCGTAAGGAAAATCCAGAGAAACGGAGGGATGCTTGTATGA